In Rhodovulum sulfidophilum DSM 1374, the following are encoded in one genomic region:
- a CDS encoding phosphoglycerate kinase produces MAGLPLTSLDVAGRRLAVRADLNVPLGPAGVTDATRITRFASGMKPLLARGARLVVLSHLGRPGGEMTPALTLERVQGALADALEAPVRFVDTCAGPMAERLGQDLAPGEVLLCENLRFERGEERNDPRLGAELARLGDIYVNDAFSCCHRLHASTTAAVDAAGQVAAGPLLLEELAQLGRALDAPPSPSVALMGGQSMAERLGLMKRLVRRVGTILLGGGLANSFLFARGYSIGRSFCEPELADDLLEIAALAEVAGCRIVMPRDFVVDGLQHAGGHAYPVPLGGIRPNRRVYDLGPDTVELYRGILRSARTIVWNGPLGTCETPPFDAATRALAETVAEQTRAGLCVSVAGGGDTLVALNRSGHAHDFTYVSTAGGAFLEWLEGRPLPGLEALERAKRAD; encoded by the coding sequence ATGGCGGGCCTGCCCCTGACATCGCTGGATGTTGCGGGCAGGCGCCTGGCAGTCCGGGCGGATCTGAACGTTCCGCTCGGGCCCGCCGGGGTCACCGACGCCACCCGCATCACCCGCTTTGCAAGCGGCATGAAGCCGCTTCTGGCCCGGGGCGCGCGGCTGGTGGTGCTGAGCCATCTGGGCCGTCCTGGCGGCGAAATGACCCCGGCGCTGACGCTGGAACGGGTTCAGGGTGCGCTGGCCGACGCGCTGGAGGCACCGGTGCGGTTCGTCGATACCTGCGCCGGGCCGATGGCCGAACGCCTCGGCCAGGATCTGGCCCCGGGCGAAGTGCTGCTGTGCGAGAACCTGCGCTTCGAGCGCGGCGAAGAGCGCAACGACCCGCGGCTCGGGGCCGAACTGGCCCGGCTTGGCGACATCTATGTCAATGACGCCTTTTCCTGCTGTCACCGGCTGCATGCCTCGACCACGGCGGCGGTCGACGCGGCCGGGCAGGTCGCGGCGGGGCCGCTCCTGCTGGAGGAGCTGGCCCAGCTCGGACGCGCGCTCGACGCGCCGCCCTCGCCCTCGGTGGCGCTGATGGGCGGGCAGTCGATGGCCGAACGGCTGGGGCTGATGAAGCGCCTGGTGCGCCGGGTCGGCACCATCCTGCTGGGCGGCGGACTGGCCAACAGCTTTCTCTTCGCCCGCGGCTACAGCATCGGGCGGTCCTTCTGCGAGCCGGAACTGGCCGACGACCTTCTAGAGATCGCCGCGCTGGCCGAGGTCGCGGGCTGCCGGATCGTGATGCCGAGGGATTTCGTCGTCGACGGGCTTCAGCATGCGGGCGGCCATGCCTATCCGGTGCCGCTGGGCGGCATCCGCCCGAACCGTCGGGTCTACGATCTGGGTCCCGATACGGTCGAGCTTTATCGCGGCATCCTGCGCAGCGCCCGGACCATCGTCTGGAACGGCCCGCTGGGCACCTGCGAGACCCCGCCCTTCGACGCCGCGACCCGGGCGCTGGCCGAGACCGTGGCCGAACAGACCCGCGCCGGGCTGTGCGTCTCGGTGGCGGGCGGCGGCGATACGCTGGTCGCGCTGAACCGCTCGGGCCATGCCCATGATTTCACCTATGTCTCCACCGCCGGTGGAGCATTTCTCGAATGGCTGGAAGGACGCCCGCTCCCCGGCCTCGAAGCTTTGGAACGCGCAAAACGCGCAGACTGA
- the tkt gene encoding transketolase: protein MNAPTKIDTSAEALMATAIRVLTMDAVQAANSGHPGMPMGMADVAAVLFNRFMQIDPSCPKWADRDRFVLSAGHGSMLVYSINHMLGYADMDMDQIRSFRQWGARTAGHPEYGHAEGIETTTGPLGQGITTAVGMALAERMHNARFGDDLVDHYTYVIAGDGCLMEGISHEAIDMAGHWQLGRMIVLWDDNKITIDGSTELSTSVDQKARFAAAGWHVAEVDGHDREAVAAAIEDARKDPRPSLIDCKTVIGQGAPNKAGSHKVHGAPLGADEIAATRAALGWTHEAFTLPKEVYTAWHAVAARGREAREGWEARLLCAEHGGAFEKSLAGPDKAAMAEAITAYKQQLSADAPKVATRKASEMALAVVNATLPNAIGGSADLTGSNLTLTKGMSPVSKDNYGGNYIHYGIREFGMSAAMNGIALHGGFFPYGGTFLVFADYARPAIRLSALMGLPVAYVMTHDSIGLGEDGPTHQPVEHLASLRAMPNLNVFRPADVVETAEAWEIAATSDKTPSLLALSRQGLPCLRTEHRTENLTAKGAYVLREPEGGRDVTLIATGSEVEIAMTAADELARQDVRAAVVSAPCFELFAAQDDAYRASVLGDAPRVGVEAAVEQGWAPLLGAGSAFVGMTGFGASAPADDLYKHFGITAEAVAAAAKKLIK from the coding sequence ATGAACGCGCCCACCAAGATCGACACCAGCGCCGAAGCGCTGATGGCCACCGCGATCCGTGTCCTGACCATGGATGCGGTGCAGGCCGCCAATTCGGGCCATCCCGGCATGCCGATGGGCATGGCCGATGTGGCCGCGGTGCTGTTCAACCGGTTCATGCAGATCGACCCGTCCTGCCCGAAATGGGCCGACCGCGACCGCTTCGTGCTGTCGGCCGGGCATGGCTCGATGCTGGTCTATTCGATCAACCACATGCTGGGCTATGCCGACATGGACATGGACCAGATCCGCAGCTTCCGGCAATGGGGCGCGCGCACGGCGGGGCATCCGGAATACGGCCATGCCGAGGGCATCGAGACCACCACCGGCCCGCTGGGACAGGGCATCACCACCGCGGTCGGCATGGCGCTGGCCGAACGCATGCACAATGCCCGCTTCGGCGACGACCTGGTCGATCACTACACCTATGTCATCGCGGGCGACGGCTGCCTGATGGAGGGCATCAGCCACGAGGCCATCGACATGGCCGGGCACTGGCAGCTGGGCCGGATGATCGTGCTGTGGGACGACAACAAGATCACCATCGACGGCTCGACCGAACTGTCGACCTCGGTCGACCAGAAGGCCCGCTTCGCCGCCGCCGGATGGCATGTGGCCGAGGTCGACGGCCATGACCGCGAGGCCGTCGCCGCCGCCATCGAGGACGCGCGCAAGGACCCCCGCCCCTCGCTGATCGACTGCAAGACCGTGATCGGCCAGGGCGCGCCCAACAAGGCCGGCAGCCACAAGGTCCATGGCGCGCCGCTCGGCGCCGACGAGATCGCCGCGACCCGGGCGGCCCTTGGCTGGACCCATGAGGCCTTCACCCTGCCGAAAGAGGTCTATACCGCCTGGCATGCGGTCGCCGCACGCGGCCGCGAGGCCCGCGAGGGCTGGGAGGCGCGTCTGCTCTGTGCCGAGCATGGCGGCGCCTTCGAGAAATCGCTGGCCGGGCCCGACAAGGCCGCCATGGCCGAGGCGATCACCGCCTACAAGCAGCAGCTTTCGGCCGACGCGCCCAAGGTCGCGACCCGGAAGGCCTCGGAGATGGCGCTGGCCGTGGTCAATGCCACCCTGCCCAACGCCATCGGCGGCTCGGCCGACCTGACCGGCTCGAACCTGACCCTGACCAAGGGCATGTCGCCGGTGTCGAAAGACAATTACGGCGGCAATTACATCCATTACGGGATCCGCGAATTCGGCATGTCGGCGGCGATGAACGGCATCGCGCTGCATGGCGGCTTCTTCCCCTATGGCGGCACCTTCCTCGTCTTCGCCGACTATGCCCGGCCCGCGATCCGGCTCTCGGCGCTGATGGGGCTGCCGGTCGCCTATGTGATGACGCATGATTCGATCGGTCTGGGCGAGGACGGCCCGACCCACCAGCCGGTCGAGCATCTGGCCTCGCTGCGGGCCATGCCCAACCTCAACGTCTTCCGCCCGGCCGATGTGGTCGAGACCGCCGAGGCCTGGGAAATCGCCGCGACCTCGGACAAGACCCCGAGCCTTCTGGCGCTGTCGCGGCAGGGCCTGCCCTGCCTGCGGACCGAGCACCGGACCGAGAACCTGACCGCGAAGGGCGCCTATGTGCTGCGCGAGCCCGAGGGCGGCCGCGACGTCACCCTGATCGCCACCGGCTCGGAAGTCGAGATCGCGATGACCGCGGCCGACGAACTGGCGCGCCAGGATGTCAGGGCCGCCGTTGTCTCTGCCCCCTGTTTCGAGCTATTCGCAGCGCAGGACGATGCCTACCGGGCGTCGGTCCTTGGCGACGCGCCCCGGGTCGGGGTCGAGGCCGCCGTGGAACAGGGCTGGGCGCCGCTTCTGGGCGCCGGATCCGCCTTCGTTGGCATGACCGGCTTCGGCGCCTCGGCGCCGGCCGACGACCTTTACAAACACTTCGGCATCACTGCCGAAGCCGTGGCCGCCGCCGCGAAGAAACTGATCAAGTAA
- a CDS encoding class 1 fructose-bisphosphatase — MQTENPIRDLQHIPAALQPIMNALCEVGIDLSRVIQRGPLGGALGAAVGENTGGDTQKALDLMADDAFCERLKAANVRHYASEEQDTVAVLDPEGAYALAIDPLDGSSNIDVNVSIGTIFSIFEAAEDPDASFLRPTDQQVAGGYIIYGPQTMLVCTFGNGTQEYLLDPDSKQFVLVAEAIKIPDTSREFAINASNYRHWSRPIRAYIDDCLAGEEGPRASNFNMRWVASLVAETHRILTRGGVFLYPGDARKGYARGRLRMVYECAPIAFVIQQAGGLATDAQDPILGKTAEKLHARTPFVFGSTDKVSRIAAYHDLPDEEVNALFGNRGLFRV, encoded by the coding sequence ATGCAAACGGAAAATCCGATCAGGGATTTGCAGCATATCCCCGCCGCGCTTCAGCCGATCATGAATGCGCTTTGCGAGGTCGGCATCGATCTTTCGCGGGTGATCCAGCGCGGCCCGCTGGGCGGGGCGCTGGGGGCGGCCGTGGGCGAGAATACCGGCGGCGACACCCAGAAGGCGCTTGACCTGATGGCAGACGATGCCTTCTGCGAACGCCTCAAGGCCGCCAATGTCCGCCACTACGCCTCGGAGGAACAGGACACGGTCGCGGTTCTCGACCCCGAGGGCGCCTATGCGCTGGCGATCGACCCGCTGGACGGCTCGTCGAATATCGACGTCAATGTCTCGATCGGCACGATCTTCTCGATCTTCGAGGCCGCAGAGGATCCCGATGCCAGCTTCCTGCGCCCGACCGACCAGCAGGTCGCGGGGGGCTACATCATCTACGGGCCGCAGACGATGCTGGTCTGCACCTTCGGCAACGGCACCCAGGAATATCTTCTGGACCCCGACAGCAAGCAGTTCGTGCTGGTGGCCGAGGCGATCAAGATCCCCGATACCTCGCGGGAATTCGCCATCAACGCCTCGAATTACCGGCACTGGTCGCGCCCGATCCGGGCCTATATCGACGACTGCCTGGCCGGCGAGGAAGGCCCGCGCGCCTCGAATTTCAACATGCGCTGGGTCGCCTCGCTGGTGGCCGAGACGCACCGGATCCTGACCCGGGGCGGCGTCTTTCTCTATCCCGGCGACGCGCGCAAGGGCTATGCCCGCGGACGGCTTCGGATGGTCTATGAATGCGCGCCCATCGCCTTCGTGATCCAGCAGGCCGGAGGCCTTGCCACCGACGCCCAGGACCCGATCCTCGGCAAGACCGCCGAGAAGCTGCACGCCCGCACGCCTTTCGTCTTCGGCTCGACCGACAAGGTCAGCCGCATCGCCGCCTATCACGATCTGCCGGATGAAGAGGTCAACGCCCTGTTCGGCAACCGCGGCCTGTTCCGCGTCTGA
- the gap gene encoding type I glyceraldehyde-3-phosphate dehydrogenase, with protein sequence MTVKVAINGFGRIGRNVLRAIVESGRTDIEVVAINDLGPVETNAHLMRYDSVHGRFPGTVTVDGDTIDVGRGPIKVTAIRDPKELPWGDVDVALECTGIFTARDKAAIHLENGSKRVLISAPGAGADKTIVYGVNHDVLTKDDLVVSNASCTTNCLSPVAKALNDAIGITRGFMTTIHSYTGDQPTLDTMHKDLYRARAAAMSMIPTSTGAAKAVGLVLPELNGKLDGVAIRVPTPNVSVVDLVFEAGRDTTVEEVNAAIRAAADGPMKGVLGYTDEKLVSSDFNHDQHSSVFHMDQTKVMDGNMVRILSWYDNEWGFSNRMADTAVAMGALI encoded by the coding sequence ATGACAGTCAAGGTAGCAATCAACGGCTTTGGCCGGATCGGGCGCAACGTGTTGCGGGCCATCGTTGAATCGGGCCGCACCGATATCGAGGTGGTCGCGATCAACGATCTGGGTCCGGTCGAGACCAATGCCCATCTGATGCGCTACGACAGCGTTCACGGCCGCTTCCCGGGCACCGTGACCGTCGACGGCGATACCATCGACGTGGGCCGCGGCCCGATCAAGGTGACCGCGATCCGCGACCCGAAGGAGCTGCCCTGGGGCGATGTCGACGTGGCGCTGGAATGCACCGGCATCTTCACCGCCCGCGACAAGGCCGCGATCCATCTGGAGAACGGCTCCAAGCGGGTGCTGATCTCGGCGCCGGGGGCCGGGGCCGACAAGACCATCGTCTATGGCGTCAACCATGACGTGCTGACCAAGGACGATCTGGTGGTCTCGAATGCCTCCTGCACCACCAACTGCCTGTCGCCGGTGGCCAAGGCCCTGAACGACGCCATCGGCATCACCCGCGGCTTCATGACCACGATCCACAGCTATACCGGCGACCAGCCGACGCTGGACACCATGCACAAGGACCTCTATCGCGCCCGCGCGGCGGCGATGTCGATGATCCCGACCTCGACCGGGGCCGCCAAGGCCGTGGGCCTCGTGCTGCCGGAACTGAACGGCAAGCTCGACGGCGTCGCGATCCGCGTGCCGACCCCGAATGTCTCGGTCGTGGACCTGGTGTTCGAGGCCGGGCGCGACACCACCGTCGAGGAGGTCAACGCGGCCATCCGGGCGGCGGCCGACGGCCCGATGAAGGGCGTGCTTGGCTATACCGACGAGAAACTGGTTTCGTCGGACTTCAACCACGACCAGCATTCCTCGGTCTTCCACATGGACCAGACCAAGGTGATGGACGGCAACATGGTCCGGATCCTGAGCTGGTATGACAACGAGTGGGGCTTCTCCAACCGCATGGCGGATACCGCCGTTGCGATGGGGGCGCTGATCTGA
- the fba gene encoding class II fructose-bisphosphate aldolase (catalyzes the reversible aldol condensation of dihydroxyacetonephosphate and glyceraldehyde 3-phosphate in the Calvin cycle, glycolysis, and/or gluconeogenesis) — protein MALITLRQLLDHAAEHGYGVPAFNINNMEQGLSIMEAAKACDAPVIIQASRGARQYANDIMLAKMIEALAEIYPGIPLCMHQDHGNNEATCLGAIKHGFTSVMMDGSLEGDGKTPASYEYNVDITKRVADMAHWVGASVEGELGVLGSLETGKGEAEDGHGAEGELSRDQLLTDPDQAADFVSKTKVDALAIACGTSHGAYKFTQKPTGETLAMSVIEKIHAKLPDTHLVMHGSSSVPQYLQDLINENGGAMPQTYGVPVEEIERGIKMGVRKVNIDTDNRMAMTGTFRRIAKENPAEFDPRKFLKPAMAEMTKLCKDRFERFGTAGNASRIKSIPMDDMAKRYAEGSLDPKTK, from the coding sequence ATGGCCCTTATCACCCTTCGCCAACTTCTGGACCATGCGGCCGAGCACGGCTACGGCGTGCCCGCCTTCAACATCAACAACATGGAACAGGGGCTGTCGATCATGGAGGCCGCCAAGGCCTGTGACGCGCCGGTCATCATCCAGGCCAGCCGCGGCGCGCGGCAATATGCCAATGACATCATGCTGGCCAAGATGATCGAGGCGCTGGCCGAGATCTATCCCGGGATCCCGCTTTGCATGCATCAGGACCACGGGAACAACGAGGCCACCTGTCTGGGGGCGATCAAGCACGGCTTCACCTCGGTGATGATGGACGGCTCGCTGGAAGGCGACGGCAAGACCCCGGCCTCCTATGAATACAACGTCGACATCACCAAGCGCGTCGCCGACATGGCGCATTGGGTCGGCGCCTCGGTCGAGGGCGAGCTGGGCGTTCTTGGCAGCCTCGAGACCGGCAAGGGCGAGGCCGAGGACGGCCATGGCGCCGAGGGCGAGCTGTCGCGCGACCAGCTTCTGACCGATCCCGACCAGGCCGCCGATTTCGTCTCGAAGACCAAGGTCGACGCGCTGGCCATCGCCTGCGGCACCTCGCATGGCGCCTACAAGTTCACCCAGAAGCCGACCGGCGAGACCCTGGCGATGAGCGTGATCGAGAAGATCCACGCCAAGCTGCCCGACACGCACCTCGTCATGCACGGCTCCTCCTCGGTGCCGCAATACCTGCAGGATCTCATCAACGAGAATGGCGGCGCGATGCCCCAGACCTACGGCGTGCCGGTCGAGGAGATCGAGCGCGGCATCAAGATGGGCGTGCGCAAGGTCAATATCGACACCGACAACCGGATGGCGATGACCGGCACCTTCCGCCGCATCGCCAAGGAAAACCCGGCCGAATTCGACCCGCGGAAATTCCTCAAACCCGCGATGGCCGAGATGACCAAGCTCTGCAAGGACCGCTTCGAGCGCTTCGGCACCGCCGGCAATGCCTCGCGGATCAAGTCGATCCCGATGGATGACATGGCGAAACGCTATGCCGAGGGCAGCCTCGATCCCAAGACGAAATGA
- a CDS encoding LysR family transcriptional regulator codes for MSTLRPEAITFKQLRALCAVAEHGTLTAAAESIHLTTPAVHTQLRQLEENFGARLVDRGPQGVARLTLQGEAALVGARAIETALEACVDHVRALNDGMEGMVTLGVVATAKYFAPRLVAELHRAFAEIDVILRVGSREMVVSALQAASVDIAIMGRPPRLPAVHATVLGPHPHVLIAPPDHPLAGQGRIAAERVLAETFLAREAESGTRVLMERFIERLGKGRPQRVVELESNETIKQAVMAGLGVALISRHTVAGELAAGRLVELDAPSLPLVRQWFLVHRSDTALSAAGRRIHGYIVGRQGAFLPR; via the coding sequence ATGTCGACGCTCCGACCCGAGGCCATAACCTTCAAGCAACTCAGGGCGTTGTGCGCCGTGGCCGAGCACGGCACGCTGACCGCTGCGGCCGAATCCATTCACCTCACGACCCCGGCCGTTCATACCCAGCTGCGCCAGCTCGAAGAGAATTTCGGTGCGCGTCTGGTCGATCGCGGGCCGCAGGGCGTGGCGCGACTCACGCTGCAGGGCGAGGCGGCGCTGGTGGGCGCACGCGCCATTGAGACCGCGCTCGAGGCCTGCGTCGATCATGTCCGCGCGCTCAATGACGGGATGGAGGGGATGGTCACGCTGGGCGTGGTCGCCACCGCCAAGTATTTCGCGCCGCGTCTGGTGGCCGAGCTGCATCGCGCCTTTGCCGAGATCGACGTGATCCTGCGCGTGGGCTCGCGCGAGATGGTGGTGTCGGCCTTGCAGGCGGCGAGCGTCGATATCGCGATCATGGGGCGACCGCCCCGGCTGCCCGCGGTGCATGCGACGGTGCTCGGCCCGCATCCGCATGTGCTGATCGCGCCGCCCGATCATCCGCTCGCCGGACAGGGGCGGATCGCGGCCGAGCGGGTGCTGGCCGAGACCTTTCTTGCGCGCGAGGCCGAGTCGGGCACCCGGGTCCTGATGGAGCGGTTCATCGAGCGGCTGGGCAAGGGGCGGCCGCAGCGGGTGGTCGAACTGGAAAGCAACGAAACCATCAAGCAGGCGGTGATGGCGGGGCTCGGGGTTGCGCTGATCTCGCGCCATACCGTGGCCGGGGAACTGGCTGCGGGGCGTCTGGTCGAGCTTGATGCGCCATCGCTGCCCCTGGTGCGTCAATGGTTCCTGGTCCATCGCAGCGACACCGCGCTCAGCGCGGCCGGGCGGCGGATCCACGGCTATATCGTGGG
- a CDS encoding phosphoribulokinase: MSKKHPIISVTGSSGAGTSTVKHTFDQIFRREGVNAVSIEGDAFHRFNRKDMKAELDRHYAEGDAGFSHFSYEANELKILEEVFRQYGETGTGRTRHYVHDAEESAKRGVAPGEFTDWAPFAEDSDLLFYEGLHGSVVNDEVDIASHADLKIGVVPVINLEWIQKIHRDKEKRGYTTEAIRDVILRRMYAYVHCICPQFTETDINFQRVPVVDTSNPFVARWIPTADESLVVIRFKNPRGIDFSYLVSMIHGSWMSRANSIVIPGGKLDLAMQLILTPMINRLVSESKRA, encoded by the coding sequence ATGAGCAAGAAGCACCCGATCATCTCCGTCACCGGCTCCTCCGGGGCGGGTACCTCGACGGTCAAGCACACCTTCGACCAGATCTTCCGGCGCGAGGGCGTGAACGCGGTCTCGATCGAGGGCGACGCCTTCCACCGCTTCAACCGCAAGGACATGAAGGCCGAGCTCGACCGTCACTATGCCGAGGGCGATGCGGGGTTCAGCCATTTCAGCTACGAGGCCAACGAGCTGAAGATCCTCGAAGAGGTGTTCCGGCAATATGGCGAGACCGGCACCGGGCGCACCCGCCACTACGTGCATGATGCCGAGGAATCCGCGAAGCGCGGCGTGGCGCCGGGCGAGTTCACCGACTGGGCGCCCTTCGCCGAGGACTCGGACCTCTTGTTCTACGAGGGGCTTCACGGCTCGGTCGTCAATGACGAGGTCGACATCGCCAGCCATGCCGATCTCAAGATCGGCGTGGTGCCGGTGATCAACCTCGAATGGATCCAGAAAATCCATCGCGACAAGGAAAAGCGCGGCTACACGACCGAGGCGATCCGCGACGTGATCCTGCGCCGGATGTATGCCTATGTGCATTGCATCTGCCCGCAATTCACCGAAACCGACATCAACTTCCAGCGTGTGCCGGTGGTCGATACCTCGAACCCCTTCGTCGCCCGCTGGATCCCGACCGCGGATGAAAGCCTGGTGGTCATCCGCTTCAAGAACCCCCGCGGGATCGACTTTTCCTACCTGGTCTCGATGATCCACGGATCCTGGATGAGCCGCGCCAATTCGATCGTGATCCCGGGCGGCAAGCTCGATCTCGCGATGCAGCTGATCCTGACGCCGATGATCAACCGTCTCGTCTCCGAATCCAAACGCGCCTGA